The Sesamum indicum cultivar Zhongzhi No. 13 linkage group LG1, S_indicum_v1.0, whole genome shotgun sequence genome includes a window with the following:
- the LOC105174332 gene encoding uncharacterized protein LOC105174332 produces the protein MAEVTKKYAVVTGANKGIGFEVCRQLATQGITVVLTARNEKRGLEAVEKLKASSLSGSIIFHQLDVTDLASIASLAEFIKSQFGKLDILVNNAGIGGVTVDSNAIRAVAGAAGETGAGVNWTEVVIQTYDSAAECFQTNYYGAKRTAEALLPLLQLSDSPRIVNVSSLLGKLKNLPNVWAKGVLSDVENLTEERIDQVLNEFLKDFKEGCLEAKGWSGAYMVSKAAMNAYTRILAKKYPSFQINSVCPGYVKTDINFNTGYLTVEEGAESLVRLAVLPDDGPSGLFFDRKEVSSVDESSSMAETPKRYAVVTGSNKGIGFEVCRQLAAQGITVVLTARDEKRGLEAVEKLKASSLSGSVIFHQLDVADSATVATLAEFIKSQFGKLDILVNNAGVSGITVDRESLKASPGAASETGGSKTNLSEIKMIQTYDLAAECLQINYYGAKRTTEALLPLLQLSDSPRIVNVTSSLGKLENIPDEWVKGVLSDAENLTEDKIDQLLNEFLKDFKEGSLEAKGWPKYNGAYIISKAALNAYTRILAKKYPSFRINSVCPGYVNTDINFNTGHMTVEEAAEGLVKLALLADDGPSGCFFERKEVSSF, from the exons ATGGCTGAAGTAACGAAGAA GTATGCTGTTGTTACAGGAGCAAACAAAGGGATTGGGTTCGAAGTTTGCAGGCAGTTGGCAACTCAAGGCATCACGGTGGTGTTGACTGCTAGAAATGAGAAGAGGGGGCTTGAAGCTGTTGAAAAACTCAAAGCCTCTTCCCTTTCTGGTTCTATCATCTTTCATCAGCTTGATGTGACTGATTTAGCAAGTATTGCTTCCCTTGCTGAATTTATCAAGTCCCAATTTGGAAAGCTTGATATCTTG GTGAACAATGCAGGGATTGGTGGAGTTACAGTCGACAGTAATGCTATTAGAGCTGTAGCTGGAGCTGCCGGTGAG ACAGGAGCAGGAGTCAACTGGACTGAGGTAGTGATTCAGACCTACGATTCAGCAGCAGAATGTTTTCAAACAAATTACTATGGTGCCAAAAGAACTGCTGAAGCACTGCTTCCCCTACTCCAGCTCTCTGATTCACCAAGGATCGTTAATGTATCTTCTTTGTTGGGGAAGCTTAAG AACTTACCAAATGTATGGGCTAAAGGTGTACTCAGCGATGTTGAAAACCTCACAGAAGAGAGAATTGACCAAGTGCTGAATGAGTTCCTCAAAGATTTCAAGGAGGGATGTTTAGAAGCCAAAGGCTGGTCTGGTGCATATATGGTCTCTAAAGCAGCCATGAATGCCTACACAAGGATTCTAGCCAAGAAATATCCGAGTTTTCAGATTAATTCCGTGTGCCCCGGATATGTTAAAACCGATATCAACTTCAATACTGGTTATTTAACGGTAGAAGAAGGTGCGGAGAGCCTGGTGAGGCTGGCAGTGTTGCCTGATGATGGGCCTTCTGGCTTGTTCTTTGATAGGAAGGAAGTCTCATCTGTCGACGAAT CTTCATCAATGGCTGAAACACCCAAAAG GTATGCTGTTGTTACAGGGTCAAACAAAGGGATCGGGTTCGAGGTTTGCAGGCAGTTGGCAGCTCAAGGTATCACAGTGGTGTTGACTGCTAGAGATGAGAAAAGGGGGCTTGAAGCTGTTGAAAAACTCAAAGCCTCTTCCCTTTCTGGTTCTGTCATCTTTCATCAGCTTGATGTGGCTGATTCAGCAACTGTTGCTACCCTTGCTGAATTTATCAAGTCCCAATTTGGCAAGCTTGATATCTTG GTGAACAATGCAGGAGTTAGTGGAATCACTGTTGACCGTGAGTCTCTGAAAGCTTCCCCTGGGGCTGCCTCTGAG ACCGGAGGTTCAAAAACCAATTTGAGTGAGATAAAAATGATTCAGACCTATGACTTAGCAGCAGAATGTCTTCAGATAAACTATTACGGTGCCAAAAGAACTACTGAAGCACTGCTTCCCCTACTCCAGCTCTCTGATTCACCAAGGATTGTTAATGTAACCTCTTCGTTGGGGAAGCTCGAG AACATTCCAGATGAGTGGGTTAAAGGGGTACTCAGCGATGCAGAGAACCTTACAGAAGACAAAATCGATCAATTGCTGAATGAGTTCCTCAAAGATTTCAAGGAGGGGTCTTTAGAAGCCAAAGGCTGGCCTAAATATAACGGTGCATATATTATCTCTAAAGCAGCCTTGAATGCCTACACAAGGATTCTAGCCAAGAAATACCCGAGTTTTCGGATCAATTCCGTGTGCCCCGGATACGTTAACACCGATATCAACTTCAATACTGGTCATATGACAGTAGAAGAAGCTGCGGAGGGCCTGGTGAAGCTGGCATTGTTGGCTGATGATGGGCCATCCGGCTGCTTCTTTGAAAGGAAGGAAGTCTCATCTTTCTGA